Proteins found in one Mucilaginibacter inviolabilis genomic segment:
- a CDS encoding RagB/SusD family nutrient uptake outer membrane protein, with translation MKKYIYILFAVLLCWTSACKKLDTAPPSIVKDADIFTNSAGIQAYMARMYAELPIEDFRYSPTRGLNFFWIISPFSCISGEGLSRDQNSATQETFGYWGDAYTLIRDANYFSETLPKYASNFTPAQVNAWLGEARFLRAATYFALVKRYGGVPIVDKVLNYPQQSIDELKIPRSSEEKVYDFIATDLDYAYTNLGESNQVGRANKYVAAGFKSRAMLYAGSIAKYNSINLTDGNGNRLCGIPAAKAVTYFKAAYDAAVLLDGKYSLYKKAWAAGDKNAQYQNYVNLFFDATSPENVFVRQYHYPESVHGYDAYNVPRQLMGANGYSSEINPTLNFVEMFDGIPKNADGTIKTTTGGKYDLYTNTMDLFANAEPRLRATVILPGDVFKGVSIEIRRGIYTGSSAGGISPLLPAGSTAHYPTDNIVQSSNASQTPYKLPNGTTMNPAGLSGYFTGDGTCAVSGFSIRKNLVPDKPTSEVLENRSDQTWLEMRYAEVLLNRAEAAVELNALGQNDKSYLQDAFTAINQIRDRAGANLLLSPADLGDINVVRTERKKELGFENKTWWDLRRWRVIDKEQNSTIYRTLMPFYSANDGKYFFDARLDERNSRYTFDVRWYYEQIPQGEIQKSQNLIQNPGY, from the coding sequence ATGAAAAAATACATATATATCCTATTCGCTGTTTTGCTTTGCTGGACATCGGCATGCAAAAAGCTCGATACGGCACCACCAAGCATTGTTAAAGATGCCGATATTTTTACCAACAGCGCCGGTATACAGGCCTACATGGCTCGCATGTATGCCGAATTACCTATCGAAGATTTCAGGTATTCGCCAACCCGCGGCTTAAATTTCTTCTGGATCATCAGTCCTTTCAGTTGTATCAGCGGCGAGGGTTTAAGCCGCGATCAGAACAGTGCCACACAGGAAACTTTTGGTTACTGGGGCGATGCTTATACACTGATCAGGGATGCCAACTATTTTTCGGAAACATTGCCTAAATATGCGTCGAACTTTACACCGGCACAGGTAAATGCCTGGTTGGGCGAAGCCCGCTTTCTGCGTGCCGCCACCTATTTTGCATTGGTAAAACGCTATGGCGGTGTGCCTATTGTTGATAAAGTGCTTAACTATCCGCAGCAAAGCATCGATGAGTTGAAAATTCCGCGTTCATCAGAAGAGAAAGTTTATGATTTTATCGCCACCGATCTGGATTATGCCTATACCAATTTGGGTGAGAGCAACCAGGTAGGCCGGGCCAATAAGTACGTAGCTGCAGGTTTTAAATCGCGCGCTATGCTGTACGCGGGGTCCATTGCCAAATACAATAGCATTAACCTTACCGATGGTAACGGCAACAGGCTTTGTGGTATACCGGCTGCCAAAGCGGTTACCTATTTTAAAGCCGCTTACGATGCTGCCGTATTGCTTGATGGTAAATACAGCCTGTATAAAAAAGCATGGGCGGCGGGTGATAAAAATGCGCAGTATCAAAACTATGTGAACCTGTTTTTTGATGCTACCAGTCCCGAGAATGTTTTTGTGCGCCAATATCACTACCCCGAATCGGTGCATGGGTATGATGCCTACAACGTACCGCGCCAGCTGATGGGGGCAAACGGATATTCATCTGAAATTAACCCTACGCTGAACTTTGTAGAGATGTTTGATGGCATCCCTAAAAATGCCGATGGTACCATTAAAACCACAACCGGTGGTAAATATGATCTGTATACCAATACCATGGATCTGTTTGCCAATGCCGAACCAAGACTAAGGGCAACGGTTATTTTACCGGGCGATGTATTTAAAGGCGTGAGCATCGAGATACGCCGGGGCATTTATACCGGCAGTTCGGCAGGTGGTATCAGTCCGCTTTTACCGGCCGGTTCAACCGCGCATTATCCAACGGATAATATTGTACAATCATCAAACGCCAGCCAGACGCCCTACAAATTACCTAATGGAACAACGATGAACCCCGCGGGCTTAAGCGGTTATTTTACCGGCGACGGAACCTGCGCGGTATCGGGCTTTTCGATCCGCAAAAACCTGGTACCGGATAAACCAACATCAGAAGTGCTGGAAAACCGCTCTGACCAAACCTGGCTGGAGATGCGTTATGCCGAGGTATTGTTAAACCGTGCTGAAGCGGCAGTGGAACTGAATGCTTTAGGGCAGAATGATAAAAGCTACCTGCAGGATGCCTTTACCGCCATTAACCAGATCCGTGACAGGGCCGGTGCCAACCTGCTGCTGAGCCCGGCTGACTTGGGCGATATTAATGTGGTACGCACTGAGCGGAAAAAAGAGCTGGGCTTTGAAAACAAAACCTGGTGGGACCTGCGCCGCTGGAGGGTGATAGACAAAGAACAGAACAGTACCATTTACCGTACGCTGATGCCATTTTACTCGGCTAATGACGGTAAGTACTTTTTCGATGCCCGTTTAGATGAGCGTAACAGCCGTTACACTTTTGATGTACGCTGGTATTATGAGCAAATTCCGCAGGGCGAAATACAGAAGAGTCAGAATTTAATTCAAAATCCGGGTTATTAA
- a CDS encoding DUF3823 domain-containing protein, with the protein MKTIFYSIALSVLVAATSSCSKVDNYAAPDVTLKGVVTDAATGKSVQTEQGSGTRIKLLEISWSSNPTPFYISSFQDGTYTNTKLFAGKNVISAEGPFVPMVQVDNNGKTIVDKSQTVDVKGVTTVNFSVDPFLRIDWVGDPVLNADGTITTSFKITRGTSDPNFQQDVSDVAVFVNSNKYVGNNNFDNRYTPTLSGSNANSSVGKTISLTTIGGPLPGKRQYFIRVAARIAYGLNYYNYTDVKVVTVP; encoded by the coding sequence ATGAAAACAATATTTTATAGCATAGCATTAAGTGTACTGGTTGCGGCAACCAGCTCATGCAGCAAGGTTGATAATTATGCCGCACCCGATGTAACTTTAAAAGGCGTGGTAACCGATGCCGCTACCGGTAAAAGCGTACAAACCGAGCAGGGCTCGGGCACCAGGATTAAACTATTGGAAATAAGCTGGAGCAGCAACCCTACACCTTTTTATATATCCTCTTTTCAGGATGGTACTTACACCAATACCAAACTGTTTGCAGGTAAAAATGTGATCTCGGCCGAAGGACCTTTTGTGCCGATGGTACAGGTAGATAATAACGGCAAAACCATTGTAGATAAAAGCCAGACTGTTGATGTGAAAGGGGTAACCACGGTTAACTTTTCTGTTGATCCGTTTTTAAGGATTGATTGGGTAGGTGATCCGGTTTTGAACGCGGATGGTACTATAACCACCAGTTTTAAAATTACCCGCGGTACCAGTGATCCGAATTTTCAGCAGGATGTAAGCGATGTGGCTGTGTTTGTTAATTCAAACAAATATGTAGGTAACAATAACTTTGATAACCGTTATACGCCAACGCTCAGCGGATCGAATGCCAACAGTTCGGTAGGGAAAACCATTAGTTTAACTACCATTGGAGGGCCGTTGCCGGGTAAGCGCCAATACTTTATCAGGGTAGCTGCCAGGATAGCCTACGGCTTAAATTATTATAACTATACCGACGTTAAAGTAGTAACTGTTCCTTAA
- a CDS encoding GH92 family glycosyl hydrolase, whose product MKKLFPLVFALLPIATIAQQTTPPTTPVDYINPLMGTSSNPALSNGNTYPAIALPWGMNFWTPQTGKMGDGWQYTYDATKIRGFKQTHQPSPWMNDYGMFSIFPETGKLKLNELQRGSWFSHKAEITKPYYYSVYLADYDVTTELAPTERAANFRFTFPQSDSSHIIIDAFDKGSYVKIIPGERKIIGYSTKNSGAVPANFKNYFVIYIDKPFEVSSTWHDNQKDGSLEYTGDHAGAVISFKTKKGEKVQLRVASSYISTEQAELNLKRELGTDSFDVTCQKGKAVWNKTLSHLTPEGGTIDQTRTFYSSLYRMLFFPNRMYEVDAKGQTVHYSPVNGKVLPGYYFAGTGFWDTFRALYPFLNLVYPSMNKEMQEGLVNSYKEGGWLPEWSSPGYADCMIGNNSASVVAEAYLKGLRGYDINSLYEALKHGANNEGPNATGRRGVEYYNTLGYVPYDVKINENAARTLEYAYDDFAIYKLGKALGKPASETDIYKKRSQNYRNLFDPSTKLMRGKNKDGSFQTPFNPFKWGDAFTEGNSWHYTWGVFHDIQGLINLVGGKPQFVAKLDSVFTLPPVFDDSYYGGVIHEIREMQIADMGQYAHGNQPIQHMIYLYNYAGEPWKTQYWARETMNKLYKATPDGYCGDEDNGQTSAWYIFSAMGFYPVTPASDQYVLGAPLFKKLTIKLENGKTITINAPKNSADNKYVNSLTVNGKPYDFNWLSHKALLGGGELNFDMSATPNKQRGIKAEDVPYSMSNEK is encoded by the coding sequence ATGAAAAAATTATTCCCATTGGTGTTTGCCCTTTTACCAATAGCAACTATTGCTCAGCAAACTACTCCACCCACTACTCCTGTTGATTATATTAACCCTTTAATGGGTACTTCATCAAACCCGGCCCTTTCCAACGGGAATACTTATCCCGCTATTGCGCTGCCCTGGGGCATGAATTTCTGGACCCCGCAAACCGGTAAAATGGGCGACGGCTGGCAGTACACCTATGATGCCACCAAAATACGGGGCTTTAAACAAACGCACCAGCCATCGCCATGGATGAACGATTATGGTATGTTTTCCATATTCCCGGAAACAGGTAAGCTTAAACTGAATGAGCTGCAGCGCGGCAGCTGGTTCTCGCATAAAGCCGAGATCACCAAGCCCTATTATTATAGTGTATACCTGGCCGATTATGATGTAACTACCGAGCTTGCGCCAACCGAACGTGCCGCCAACTTCCGGTTTACGTTTCCGCAAAGCGACAGCTCACATATCATCATAGATGCTTTTGATAAAGGTTCATACGTGAAAATTATCCCAGGCGAGCGGAAGATCATCGGTTACAGTACAAAAAACAGTGGTGCAGTACCGGCCAATTTTAAAAACTACTTTGTTATTTATATCGATAAACCTTTTGAAGTGTCATCAACTTGGCACGATAACCAAAAGGACGGCTCGTTGGAATATACCGGCGATCATGCCGGCGCGGTTATCAGCTTTAAAACAAAAAAAGGCGAAAAGGTTCAGCTGCGTGTGGCGTCATCCTACATCAGTACCGAACAAGCCGAGCTTAACCTGAAGCGCGAGCTTGGTACCGACAGCTTTGATGTTACCTGCCAAAAAGGAAAAGCTGTTTGGAATAAAACCTTGAGTCATTTAACGCCAGAGGGTGGCACTATCGACCAAACCCGTACTTTTTATTCCAGCTTGTACCGCATGCTTTTTTTTCCTAACCGTATGTATGAGGTTGATGCTAAAGGGCAAACCGTGCACTATAGCCCTGTAAATGGCAAAGTGTTGCCGGGTTATTATTTTGCAGGAACCGGTTTCTGGGATACTTTCCGGGCGCTTTACCCATTCCTCAACCTGGTTTATCCATCTATGAATAAAGAAATGCAGGAAGGCCTGGTGAATTCTTATAAAGAAGGTGGCTGGCTGCCAGAATGGTCGAGCCCGGGTTATGCCGATTGTATGATCGGTAACAACTCCGCATCGGTAGTAGCCGAAGCTTACCTGAAAGGCCTGCGTGGTTATGATATCAACTCCTTGTACGAAGCATTAAAACATGGCGCCAATAACGAAGGTCCGAATGCTACGGGCCGTAGAGGGGTAGAGTATTACAACACCCTGGGCTATGTACCTTATGATGTAAAGATCAACGAAAACGCCGCCCGCACGCTGGAATATGCTTATGATGATTTTGCCATCTATAAATTAGGTAAAGCCCTGGGCAAACCGGCATCTGAAACCGATATCTACAAAAAACGCAGCCAAAACTACCGCAACCTGTTTGATCCATCCACCAAACTGATGCGTGGTAAAAATAAAGATGGGTCTTTCCAAACACCTTTCAACCCCTTTAAATGGGGTGATGCCTTTACCGAGGGCAACAGCTGGCATTATACCTGGGGCGTTTTCCATGATATACAAGGTTTGATCAACCTGGTTGGCGGTAAACCACAATTTGTAGCCAAGCTGGATTCTGTATTTACGCTGCCGCCTGTTTTTGACGATAGCTATTATGGCGGAGTGATCCACGAGATTCGCGAAATGCAGATCGCCGATATGGGCCAGTACGCGCATGGCAATCAGCCTATCCAGCACATGATCTATTTATATAACTATGCCGGCGAACCATGGAAAACCCAATACTGGGCACGCGAAACCATGAACAAACTATACAAAGCTACGCCCGATGGTTATTGCGGCGATGAGGATAACGGACAAACATCGGCCTGGTACATATTTTCGGCTATGGGTTTCTACCCGGTAACCCCTGCCAGCGATCAATACGTATTAGGCGCTCCTTTATTTAAAAAGCTGACGATAAAACTGGAAAACGGTAAAACCATCACCATCAACGCGCCAAAAAACAGTGCCGATAATAAATATGTGAACAGCTTAACCGTAAATGGTAAGCCATACGATTTTAACTGGCTAAGTCACAAAGCCCTGTTAGGCGGCGGCGAGCTGAACTTTGACATGTCGGCCACACCCAACAAACAACGCGGCATCAAAGCCGAAGATGTACCTTATTCCATGTCGAACGAGAAATAG
- a CDS encoding amino acid permease, with translation MPVSSSEKNKLGLWTSTSLVVGNMIGAGVFLMPAAMASYGSIGLLGWVFSAVGSYFLAKVFSNLSKLLPHATGGPYAYTRNGLGDFAGFLVAWGYYLAVACANAAITISFVSALSTFFPVLASSAITAIATGLCTIWLLTYINTRGVVTGGKVQLVTTILKVTPLILVAIGGLFFIQAKNFSPFNGSGTTIYGALNATATMTMFAFIGIESATVPAGSVANPEKTIPRATLLGLMIATLVYVLSSFSVIGIIPAATLKHSVTPFADAAVVIYGSNARYWVSAGIAIAAFGSLNGWTLLQGQMPFAIASDKLFPAVFARKNKKGVPYVGILVSSAMVSLFMSMNYTKGLVEQFRFLLLLSLLSILIPYLLSAASYLIIRVKQKQVDGLTGAVVLAILAFGYALWTIAGTGKEAVYYGFLLLMASIPFYVWVAYKKNSGN, from the coding sequence ATGCCTGTATCCTCCTCCGAAAAAAACAAATTAGGTTTATGGACCAGCACCTCACTGGTGGTTGGCAATATGATAGGCGCGGGCGTGTTTTTAATGCCGGCAGCTATGGCCTCCTACGGCAGTATTGGCCTGCTGGGCTGGGTGTTTTCGGCAGTGGGTTCTTACTTTTTGGCCAAAGTTTTCAGTAACCTGAGCAAGTTGCTGCCCCATGCAACGGGCGGTCCATATGCCTATACCCGCAATGGTCTGGGCGATTTTGCCGGTTTCCTGGTAGCCTGGGGTTATTACCTAGCTGTAGCCTGCGCCAACGCGGCCATCACCATATCATTTGTAAGCGCGCTCAGCACTTTTTTTCCGGTACTTGCTTCCAGTGCCATTACAGCCATAGCTACAGGTTTATGTACCATTTGGCTGCTTACCTATATTAATACCCGTGGCGTAGTAACCGGGGGTAAAGTTCAGCTGGTAACTACTATATTAAAGGTAACGCCACTGATATTGGTAGCTATTGGAGGTCTGTTTTTTATCCAGGCTAAAAACTTTTCGCCCTTTAATGGCAGCGGCACTACTATATATGGCGCTTTAAACGCAACGGCCACCATGACCATGTTTGCCTTTATTGGTATTGAAAGCGCTACGGTACCCGCCGGCAGTGTGGCCAATCCCGAGAAAACTATTCCCCGGGCAACTTTATTGGGCTTAATGATCGCTACATTAGTGTATGTGCTGAGTAGCTTTAGCGTAATCGGCATAATCCCGGCAGCAACTTTAAAACATTCGGTGACCCCTTTTGCCGATGCTGCCGTAGTAATATATGGCAGCAATGCCCGCTATTGGGTGAGTGCCGGTATAGCTATTGCCGCCTTTGGCTCGCTCAATGGATGGACCTTATTACAGGGCCAGATGCCCTTTGCCATTGCCAGCGACAAACTATTCCCCGCCGTTTTTGCCCGTAAAAACAAAAAAGGCGTACCCTATGTGGGCATCCTGGTGAGCAGCGCGATGGTATCGCTTTTTATGAGCATGAATTATACCAAGGGCCTGGTGGAGCAATTCCGTTTTCTGCTACTGTTATCTTTGTTATCTATCCTGATCCCTTACCTGCTTTCGGCAGCCTCCTATTTAATTATCCGCGTAAAGCAAAAACAGGTTGACGGTTTAACCGGTGCTGTGGTATTAGCTATTTTGGCTTTCGGCTACGCGCTTTGGACCATCGCCGGTACCGGCAAAGAAGCCGTTTATTATGGTTTTTTATTGCTGATGGCTAGTATACCTTTTTATGTATGGGTGGCTTATAAGAAAAATAGCGGAAATTGA
- a CDS encoding c-type cytochrome, protein MKNRFVLFAIAIVAFFIISFTITGNKDTLPPADKNNGGLFLPGHFRAVVVVDSLAGRARHLAVNDNGDVYVKLRFPDSIGGNVALRDTNHDGKADIIQKFANYEDKGSYGTSMRIHKGYLYFSSEINVYRVKLNPNSLVPDGKLELIVHDTHGEHEHDAKPLAFDNKGHMYVAFGAPSNACQEQNRVPGSMGIAGCPLLKENGGIWRFDEDKPNQLQADGMRYATGLRSIVAMDWNTAENCLYVVAHGRDDLRLQFPKLFTPWESAVSPAEEFLKIKEGTDAGWPYYYYDPIKKKKLLNPEYGGDGKKVGDGAKYAQPIMAFPAHWAPNDLLFYTGNQFPARYKNGAFIAFHGSTNRSPYPQAGFFICFVPFKGGKPAGPWEIFADGFAGHNTIVSVSDAVYRPMGVSQGPDGSLYISDTEKGRVWRIFYQGDKTKFTTAQLAKMELRKKLPSFKTPDVMRNNLMSGMLTGGAKLYATYCTNCHQKNGKGDGNLFPPLAGSEWVTGGKYMEKETAIRVLLNGLEGPVKVKNVPYNSVMPKHNFLTDDQIAQVLTYIRNNFGNNSSLVTALEVKKIRASLKVK, encoded by the coding sequence ATGAAAAACCGTTTTGTTTTATTTGCGATAGCTATTGTCGCGTTTTTTATCATCAGTTTTACCATTACCGGGAATAAGGACACTTTGCCTCCTGCCGATAAAAATAACGGGGGCTTGTTTTTACCAGGTCATTTCAGGGCCGTAGTGGTAGTGGATAGCCTGGCGGGGCGGGCCCGCCATCTGGCAGTTAATGATAATGGCGATGTGTATGTAAAACTGCGCTTTCCTGACTCCATAGGCGGAAACGTGGCATTGAGAGATACCAATCATGATGGTAAAGCGGATATCATTCAAAAATTTGCCAATTATGAAGATAAAGGGAGCTATGGTACAAGTATGCGTATCCATAAGGGGTATCTTTATTTTAGTTCGGAAATCAATGTGTACCGGGTAAAACTCAATCCGAACTCACTTGTACCCGATGGTAAATTGGAACTGATTGTGCATGATACCCATGGCGAACACGAGCATGACGCCAAGCCTTTAGCGTTTGATAACAAAGGGCATATGTATGTGGCTTTCGGCGCACCTTCTAATGCCTGCCAGGAGCAAAACCGTGTGCCCGGGTCTATGGGTATAGCAGGTTGCCCACTGTTGAAAGAAAATGGAGGTATTTGGCGTTTCGATGAAGACAAACCCAATCAATTGCAGGCTGATGGTATGCGCTATGCTACCGGTCTGCGCAGCATAGTGGCTATGGACTGGAACACAGCCGAAAACTGTTTATATGTAGTAGCACACGGGCGCGATGATCTGCGTTTACAGTTCCCTAAACTATTTACTCCGTGGGAAAGCGCGGTATCACCAGCCGAAGAGTTTTTAAAAATTAAGGAAGGTACGGATGCAGGTTGGCCATACTATTATTATGACCCTATTAAAAAGAAAAAGCTTTTAAACCCCGAATATGGCGGCGATGGTAAAAAAGTGGGTGATGGTGCTAAATATGCACAACCTATTATGGCTTTCCCGGCGCACTGGGCACCAAATGATCTGTTGTTTTATACAGGTAACCAGTTCCCGGCAAGGTATAAAAACGGAGCATTTATTGCGTTTCATGGTTCCACTAACAGGTCGCCGTATCCTCAGGCTGGTTTCTTTATTTGCTTTGTACCTTTTAAAGGCGGCAAGCCGGCCGGCCCCTGGGAAATTTTTGCCGATGGATTTGCTGGCCATAATACGATAGTGAGCGTGAGCGATGCGGTTTACCGGCCGATGGGGGTATCGCAAGGTCCCGACGGTTCTTTATATATAAGTGATACCGAGAAGGGGAGGGTATGGCGGATATTTTATCAGGGCGACAAAACCAAATTCACAACAGCACAGTTGGCTAAGATGGAATTGCGGAAAAAGCTACCAAGTTTTAAAACCCCCGACGTGATGCGTAACAACCTGATGAGTGGTATGCTAACCGGGGGCGCTAAACTGTATGCTACCTATTGTACCAATTGTCACCAGAAAAATGGCAAAGGCGATGGTAACCTTTTTCCTCCTCTTGCCGGGTCTGAATGGGTTACCGGAGGCAAATACATGGAAAAGGAAACCGCCATCCGGGTATTGCTGAATGGCCTGGAAGGGCCGGTTAAGGTTAAAAACGTACCTTATAATAGTGTAATGCCCAAGCATAATTTTCTGACGGATGATCAGATAGCTCAGGTTTTAACTTATATCCGCAATAATTTCGGGAACAATAGTAGCCTGGTTACTGCATTAGAAGTAAAAAAGATACGTGCAAGTTTAAAAGTAAAATGA